The bacterium region TAATGCATGGCCGATGTTCGTTTCGAGTGGGACCCCAAGAAAGCAGCAGCGAATCTCAAAAAGCACCGGATTTCTTTTGAGGAAGCAACAACGGTCTTTTTTGATGAAAATGCTCTATTCATTAACGATCCTGATCATTCGGTAGATGAGCAGCGGTTT contains the following coding sequences:
- a CDS encoding BrnT family toxin, with the translated sequence MADVRFEWDPKKAAANLKKHRISFEEATTVFFDENALFINDPDHSVDEQRFILMGFSNRLRMLVVSHSYSANDQVIRIISARKATRKEQRQYHKRWEQ